The proteins below are encoded in one region of Balaenoptera acutorostrata chromosome 11, mBalAcu1.1, whole genome shotgun sequence:
- the C11H12orf71 gene encoding LOW QUALITY PROTEIN: uncharacterized protein C12orf71 homolog (The sequence of the model RefSeq protein was modified relative to this genomic sequence to represent the inferred CDS: inserted 2 bases in 1 codon; substituted 2 bases at 2 genomic stop codons), which produces MSSIQYTLNYLEECLTNETSIQVQAYRIKTKFPNRGGRPSTISLTPFTSSFPEYRLLAVGLLATETQDLKDFSPPRVVAQALAAPLPRGQPXEQSITETTTHPWDEGDLRFEPLNSTAHSFSSSSESNLSLSVGYFPCEDTFSYENIISSEDTSSEGPSIHFVPPIQGTWQTENIGRLLGRXDQIQDDPEQFCKLSITLAWDVDMASKNSDSVSNWDLSGDNQWIDKYPKEKTQLTLSKLDGLVQKLEKFLENQKDDEDEDSVFHESVQEEDSQLSSSSPPGMAQVRHQEHESCQDLAKFNPSENEDVIQFPXIPPRLQKHELAEIISQVTGSQRTSIAETSSISSGPQEKEDTHSSTQALSCLNFGWISRWLRHQVLSSFWGREHPKKATESPHQLAQEKRLSHRSKRIQPQESLELGHPISPDF; this is translated from the exons ATGTCGAGTATCCAATATACTTTGAATTACCTGGAAGAATGCCTGACAAATGAAACTTCCATCCAAGTACAGGCTTACAGGATAAAAACCAAGTTCCCTAACAGGGGTGGAAGACCTTCCACCATCTCACTGACCCCGTTTACCTCCTCAT TCCCAGAATACAGACTTCTGGCAGTTGGACTTTTAGCCACTGAGACTCAGGACCTGAAGGATTTTTCACCTCCCCGGGTTGTGGCTCAGGCGTTGGCAGCACCTCTTCCACGTGGGCAGCCATGAGAGCAGAGCATTACAGAGACTACAACAC atCCCTGGGATGAGGGAGACCTGAGATTTGAACCTTTGAACTCCACGGCGCACTCATTCTCCAGCAGCTCCGAATCAAACCTGAGTCTCTCTGTGGGCTATTTCCCCTGTGAGGACACCTTTTCCTATGAGAACATCATCTCCTCTGAAGACACATCTTCTGAAGGTCCTTCAATCCACTTTGTCCCTCCTATCCAAGGGACATGGCAGACTGAAAACATAGGGAGACTCCTGGGGAGATGAGACCAAATACAGGATGACCCAGAGCAGTTTTGCAAACTAAGCATCACCCTGGCCTGGGATGTTGACATGGCCTCTAAGAATTCAGACTCAGTGTCTAATTGGGACCTAAGTGGAGACAACCAGTGGATAGACAAGTATCCCAAAGAGAAGACACAACTGACTCTCAGCAAACTGGATGGTCTTGTGCAAAAGCTTGAGAAATTTCTAGAGAACCAGAAAGACGATGAAGATGAGGACTCTGTGTTCCATGAATCTGTTCAGGAGGAAGACTCTCAGCTGTCTAGCAGCTCCCCTCCAGGTATGGCTCAGGTTCGTCATCAAGAACATGAGAGCTGCCAAGACTTGGCCAAGTTCAACCCATCAGAAAATGAAGATGTCATCCAGTTTCC GATTCCTCCAAGGCTTCAGAAACATGAGCTTGCTGAG ATAATAAGCCAGGTCACTGGCAGCCAAAGGACAAGTATTGCAGAGACCTCCTCAATCTCATCAGGTCCGCAAGAGAAGGAGGACACTCACTCTAGCACACAAGCCCTCTCCTGTCTGAATTTTGGGTGGATCTCCCGCTGGCTAAGGCACCAAGTCCTCTCTTCATTTTGGGGGAGAGAGCACCCCAAGAAGGCCACTGAGAGCCCCCATCAGCTAGCACAAGAGAAACGACTCTCTCACAGAAGCAAGAGAATCCAACCTCAAGAATCCCTCGAATTAGGACACCCCATATCGccagatttttaa